GCTCCAGGTGACCGATGACCTTGCATGGTTCGCTCCCGTTTCCTAAACGGCAGATGGCTATTTTCAGCCCGATTATTGAGGCCCTTGTGCGACCAATGGCCAAGGCCGGGTGCCACTTCTGCCTTTGCTGCACCGTAGGAGCGGAGCTTATCGGTGATGATCCGTTTGGGAGCAAAGCCATAGCGCTTCATTAACGCCACGAGCAGTCGCTTTGCCGCCCTTTTATCACGCCGCTTCTGCAAGATTTCTTCGAGAACGGAGCCATGTTGATCAACCGCACGCCAAAGCCAGAATTTTTCTCCAGCGCATTTGACGACCACTTCGTCCAAATACCAAATATCGCCGGGGCGCGCCTGACGCCGCCGCAAGTTGCGTGTGATCTGGGGGCCGAACTTGGCGATCCAACGACGAACTGTCTCGTATGATACGTCGATTCTACGCTCAAGCAGCATTTCCTCAACTTCACGCAGACTAAGGTTGAACCGCAGATAAAGCCACACCGCATGAGCAATAATCTGTGGCGGAAAACGGTGACGCTTGAAGATGATATCTGATGTCTGCATCGCCAAAATTTACGCCCAAACCGTCAGGCAGGCAACTGTAGCCCAGTTAACGTGACAACACCCTCTCAACCCGCAAAACCGCCAGGATATTCTATCCAAGAACGGAGTTGATGGCCGCTGCGACTGCTGAATTGCTTATGGGCTTGCGCACGATGGTTACGTCGCGAAGCTTTTCGGGGATGAGCACCCTGTCGCTATAGCCTGTCGTAAAAAGAAAAGGGATTTTCAGCTTCAGAAGCAATTCGGCGATATTCTCCGAAGTACGGTCTCCCAGATTAAAATCGAGAATTGCAAGATGGGGTTTGGATCGTTCAATGATCTCGAATGCCTCTGGTGCACTCGAGGCAAGATGAATATGCTCCGCGCCCAATTCTCGTAAGGTGTTTTCCATATCAAGGGCGATCAGGCTCTGATCTTCGACGACCAGAATCTTCATTCCATTCATGTGGGTTTTCTCGACAATGTCTTTTGGAATATCTGCCGTGATCAACTCGTCGTTTAATTGCGTCACATATACAGATGGAACAGAAAACTGTGCCCGAAGTCCATCCCGGTGGTATTCGATCTTGGCTTTTCCGCGGAGGTCGTACTCAAAAGAATTTCGAATTAGCTTGCTACCGAATCCGGTCTGTGAGGGCCAAGTAACGGATGGCCCTTCGGTCTCGCTCCAGAAAATCTCGCAGTCGCCGGAGGCTTGCTGTTTCCACCTGATAGTCAGGCGTCCTTGTGGAATTGAAAGCGCGCCATACTTCGCCGCATTTGTTATCATCTCGTGAAAGACCATGGCGATAACGCTGAATGCGCGTTGATCGAGATGAACCGGTGGACCTTCCAGAGTTATGCGACCAGGGGCATCACCATAAAGGTTGACCTCGGTTTTGAGCAAATCTGCTAGCGAACCGCCGTTTTTGCCGTCCAAAGACAGGTCGTGTGCCGATGCGAGCGCACGTAATCGTCCTTCAAGCGTTTGAGCGTAATCAGCAACATTTGTCGCGTTAGCTCCCGTCTGAAGCGCGATTGACTTCACCAGAGAAAGAATATTTTTCACACGATGATTGAGTTCGGCGTTTAACACCTGGCGTCGCTGTTCGGTTTTCGCTCTTTCCTG
The sequence above is drawn from the Brucella anthropi ATCC 49188 genome and encodes:
- a CDS encoding IS6 family transposase yields the protein MQTSDIIFKRHRFPPQIIAHAVWLYLRFNLSLREVEEMLLERRIDVSYETVRRWIAKFGPQITRNLRRRQARPGDIWYLDEVVVKCAGEKFWLWRAVDQHGSVLEEILQKRRDKRAAKRLLVALMKRYGFAPKRIITDKLRSYGAAKAEVAPGLGHWSHKGLNNRAENSHLPFRKRERTMQGHRSPGALQRFVSMHSATRNCFSVPSRRRAAHTIRYHRLEAFDAWKIAACFA